A genomic region of Pseudomonas sp. RSB 5.4 contains the following coding sequences:
- a CDS encoding putative 2-dehydropantoate 2-reductase has product MSTPWHVLGAGSLGTLWATRLARAGLPVRLIVRDAERLRSYQAAGGLTLVEHGAATTYAVPAQTADAPEPIRRLLVACKAYDAESAVARLAPRLSADAELILLQNGLGSQDAVAAQVPQARCISASSTEGAFRDGDWRVVFAGHGFTWLGDASHPVAPIWLDDLDAAKIPHEWSTDILTRLWRKLALNCAINPLTVLHDCRNGGLEQHQCEVATLCNELAELLEHCGQPAAAVNLQQEVERVIHATAANYSSMYQDVANQRRTEISYLLGHACKVATRHQLNLPHLNQLQQRLVSHLHSLGLPSD; this is encoded by the coding sequence ATGTCCACCCCCTGGCACGTTCTCGGCGCCGGCAGCCTCGGCACCCTGTGGGCCACGCGTCTGGCCCGGGCCGGGCTGCCGGTGCGGCTGATCGTGCGGGATGCCGAGCGCTTGCGCAGCTATCAGGCGGCCGGCGGTCTGACGCTGGTCGAACACGGCGCAGCCACGACCTATGCCGTCCCCGCGCAAACGGCGGACGCCCCGGAGCCGATCCGCCGCCTGCTGGTCGCCTGCAAGGCCTATGACGCCGAGAGCGCGGTCGCCCGCCTCGCCCCGCGCCTGAGCGCAGATGCCGAGCTGATCCTGTTGCAGAACGGCCTCGGCAGTCAGGACGCCGTCGCAGCGCAGGTACCGCAGGCACGCTGCATCAGCGCTTCCAGCACCGAAGGCGCGTTCCGCGACGGCGACTGGCGCGTGGTGTTTGCCGGCCACGGTTTCACCTGGCTGGGCGATGCCAGCCATCCGGTAGCGCCAATCTGGCTGGACGATCTTGATGCGGCGAAAATCCCCCATGAGTGGAGCACCGACATCCTCACCCGGCTGTGGCGCAAACTGGCGCTCAATTGCGCGATCAATCCGCTGACCGTGCTCCACGATTGCCGTAACGGCGGGCTGGAGCAGCATCAATGCGAAGTCGCCACGCTGTGCAACGAGCTGGCCGAGTTGCTGGAGCACTGCGGTCAACCGGCCGCGGCGGTCAATCTGCAACAGGAAGTCGAGCGGGTGATCCACGCCACCGCAGCCAATTACTCGTCGATGTATCAGGACGTGGCCAACCAGCGCCGCACCGAAATCAGTTACCTGCTGGGCCACGCCTGCAAAGTCGCCACCCGTCACCAGTTGAACCTGCCGCACCTCAATCAATTGCAGCAGCGTCTGGTCAGCCATCTGCACAGCCTTGGATTGCCCAGCGACTGA
- a CDS encoding HAMP domain-containing sensor histidine kinase: MPLRQRLENLPVGQKLLAALLVLLTTVLLVANLTFISAAYYISQESMAPQALQTIGRLVSNPSLVSQALESPQSAERLLKELDSYSPLRAAALYDGKGDRIAQVQRGEKLNLPERFRHVEAWQLTEFRSNQLITLPRPGTAPGHLLLVASSELPMAFYTGTLTASLGILIFSVLLWLVIARQIKRLITRPIHELEELSRQVTREENYALRASRGNHDEIGSLAEAFNTMLSRIEAREQQLKRARDDSQAAYDQAQGLAEETRHTNRKLELEVQVRSKIEKKLTGFQNYLNSIIDSMPSALIALDEQLYVTQWNQEASALSGTRLDEALNQPIFLAFEPLKPFLPQLKQTVEEHTVAKIERVTWFKDDEPKHYALTFYPLMGGAGRGVVIRIDDITQRLSLEEMMVQSEKMLSVGGLAAGMAHEINNPLGAILHNVQNIRRRLSADLPKNLETAEQLGIELDTVNRYLQSREVPKLLDGIQQAGARAAKIVTHMLSFSRRSTRQMAPCDLPALIDQAVEIAGNDFDLAIGFDFKGQAIIRQFDPALGPVPGTANELEQVLLNLLKNAAQAIHQREDDSEPGRIILRTKLNPPWAEIQVEDNGIGMSESVRKRTFEPFFTTKEIGQGTGLGLSVSYFIITNNHKGQMEVQSAPGQGTCFTLRLPLAQPAAIAAETNQLQR; the protein is encoded by the coding sequence ATGCCATTGCGCCAGCGCCTTGAAAACCTGCCGGTCGGCCAGAAACTGCTGGCCGCCCTGCTGGTGTTGTTGACCACCGTCCTGCTGGTCGCCAACCTGACCTTTATCAGCGCCGCCTATTACATCTCCCAGGAAAGCATGGCGCCACAGGCCCTGCAGACCATAGGCCGACTGGTGTCCAACCCGAGCCTGGTGTCGCAAGCCCTCGAGTCGCCGCAAAGCGCCGAACGCCTGCTCAAGGAACTCGACAGTTATTCGCCGCTGCGCGCAGCGGCTTTGTACGACGGCAAGGGTGACCGGATCGCCCAGGTGCAGCGTGGCGAAAAACTCAATCTGCCGGAGCGCTTTCGGCACGTCGAAGCCTGGCAACTCACCGAGTTTCGCAGCAACCAATTGATCACCCTGCCCCGCCCCGGCACCGCGCCTGGGCATCTGCTGCTGGTCGCCAGCAGTGAACTGCCGATGGCGTTCTACACCGGTACCCTGACCGCCAGTCTCGGCATCCTGATTTTCAGTGTGCTGCTGTGGCTGGTGATTGCGCGGCAGATCAAACGCCTGATCACCCGCCCGATCCATGAGCTGGAAGAGCTGTCGCGGCAGGTCACTCGCGAAGAAAACTACGCCCTGCGCGCTTCACGCGGTAACCACGACGAGATCGGCAGCCTCGCCGAAGCGTTCAACACCATGCTCTCGCGCATCGAAGCCCGCGAGCAGCAGCTCAAGCGTGCCCGCGACGACTCGCAGGCAGCTTACGATCAGGCTCAAGGTCTGGCTGAGGAAACCCGCCACACCAACCGCAAGCTGGAACTGGAAGTCCAGGTGCGCAGCAAGATCGAGAAGAAGCTCACCGGTTTCCAGAACTACCTCAACAGCATCATCGACTCCATGCCCTCGGCGCTGATCGCTCTCGATGAGCAGCTCTACGTGACCCAATGGAACCAGGAGGCCAGCGCCCTCTCCGGGACGCGCCTGGATGAGGCGCTGAACCAGCCGATCTTCCTCGCCTTCGAACCGCTCAAGCCGTTTCTGCCACAACTGAAGCAAACGGTCGAAGAACACACCGTGGCGAAGATCGAACGGGTGACCTGGTTCAAGGATGACGAACCCAAACACTACGCCCTGACCTTTTACCCGCTGATGGGCGGTGCCGGGCGTGGTGTGGTGATCCGTATCGACGACATCACCCAGCGCCTGTCGCTGGAAGAAATGATGGTGCAGTCGGAAAAAATGCTCTCGGTCGGCGGCCTCGCCGCCGGCATGGCCCATGAGATCAACAACCCGCTGGGCGCGATCCTGCACAACGTGCAGAACATTCGCCGGCGGCTGTCGGCGGATCTGCCGAAGAACCTCGAAACCGCCGAACAGCTCGGCATCGAACTGGACACGGTCAACCGATACCTGCAAAGCCGCGAAGTACCGAAATTGCTCGATGGCATCCAGCAGGCCGGTGCCCGCGCGGCAAAAATCGTCACGCACATGCTCAGCTTCAGCCGCCGCAGCACCCGGCAAATGGCCCCGTGCGATCTGCCCGCGCTGATCGATCAGGCTGTAGAAATTGCCGGCAACGACTTCGATCTGGCGATCGGTTTCGACTTCAAGGGCCAGGCGATCATCCGCCAGTTCGACCCGGCGCTCGGCCCGGTGCCGGGCACCGCCAACGAACTGGAACAAGTGTTGCTCAATCTGCTGAAAAACGCCGCGCAAGCCATTCACCAGCGCGAAGACGACAGTGAGCCGGGGCGGATCATTTTGCGCACCAAACTGAACCCGCCATGGGCCGAGATTCAGGTCGAGGACAACGGCATCGGCATGAGCGAGAGCGTGCGCAAGCGCACCTTCGAGCCGTTCTTCACCACCAAGGAAATCGGCCAGGGCACCGGCCTTGGGCTGTCGGTGTCGTACTTCATCATCACCAACAACCACAAAGGCCAGATGGAAGTGCAATCGGCGCCCGGTCAGGGCACCTGCTTCACCCTGCGCCTGCCGCTGGCACAACCGGCGGCCATTGCCGCCGAAACCAATCAACTACAGAGGTAA
- a CDS encoding cob(I)yrinic acid a,c-diamide adenosyltransferase yields MGFRLSKIYTRTGDTGETGLGDGRRVPKDHPRIEAIGEVDTLNSQVGVLLAGLIAEREAFPGLNELIDVLAPCQHRLFDLGGELAMPEYQALNAAEIERLEAAIDVWNEELGPLENFILPGGSLLIAQAHVCRSLARSAERRCQHLNALEPLAGVGLAYINRLSDLLFVAARLIARRQRVAEILWQPAAKPLEI; encoded by the coding sequence ATGGGCTTTCGCTTGTCGAAGATCTACACCCGCACTGGCGATACCGGCGAAACCGGCCTGGGCGATGGCCGCCGCGTGCCCAAGGATCACCCGCGCATCGAAGCGATTGGCGAGGTCGATACGCTGAACAGTCAGGTCGGCGTGCTGCTGGCCGGGCTGATCGCCGAGCGCGAGGCGTTTCCGGGATTGAATGAGCTGATCGACGTGCTCGCGCCTTGCCAGCACCGCTTGTTCGACCTGGGGGGTGAGCTGGCAATGCCTGAGTATCAGGCGCTGAACGCGGCGGAAATCGAGCGCCTGGAAGCGGCGATTGATGTGTGGAATGAGGAATTGGGGCCGCTGGAGAATTTCATTCTGCCCGGCGGTTCGCTGCTGATTGCCCAGGCCCATGTGTGCCGCAGTCTGGCGCGCAGTGCCGAGCGGCGTTGTCAGCATTTGAACGCGCTCGAGCCGTTGGCCGGGGTTGGTCTGGCGTACATCAATCGGTTGTCGGACTTGTTGTTTGTGGCAGCGCGGTTGATTGCGCGGCGGCAGAGGGTGGCGGAGATTTTGTGGCAACCTGCTGCAAAACCTTTAGAAATCTAG
- a CDS encoding Nudix family hydrolase yields MKRVHVAAAVIRDDSGKILIARRADTQHQGGLWEFPGGKVEADESVESALARELQEELGIVVGAARPLIKVRHDYPDKQVLLDVWEVSRFTGEPHGAEGQPLAWVTAKDLLNYEFPAANQPIVAAARLPAEYLITPEDLEAPALLRGIQKAIAGGIKLIQLRAPNGYDPKYRDLAVDAVGLCAGKAQLMIKGPFEWLGDFPSAGWHITAAQLRKYAAAGRPLPAERWLAASCHNAEELALAEQMGVDFVTLSPVQPTLTHPDAQPLGWEQASTLIEGFGKPVFLLGGVGPAEREKAWSVGAQGVAGIRAFWPDSV; encoded by the coding sequence GTGAAACGCGTACACGTCGCGGCTGCCGTCATTCGTGACGACAGCGGCAAAATCCTCATCGCCCGCCGTGCCGACACCCAGCATCAGGGTGGCCTGTGGGAATTTCCCGGCGGCAAGGTCGAGGCTGACGAATCCGTCGAAAGCGCCCTGGCCCGCGAGCTGCAGGAAGAGCTGGGCATTGTTGTCGGCGCGGCTCGTCCACTGATCAAGGTTCGCCACGATTACCCGGACAAACAGGTGTTGCTGGATGTCTGGGAAGTCTCCCGGTTTACCGGTGAGCCGCACGGTGCCGAGGGCCAGCCACTGGCCTGGGTAACCGCCAAGGATCTGCTGAACTATGAGTTTCCGGCGGCCAATCAGCCGATCGTTGCCGCAGCGCGCCTTCCCGCTGAATACCTGATCACCCCGGAAGATCTGGAAGCCCCGGCCTTGCTGCGCGGCATCCAGAAGGCGATTGCCGGCGGGATCAAGCTGATCCAGTTGCGCGCGCCGAACGGTTATGACCCCAAATACCGCGATCTGGCGGTGGATGCCGTCGGCCTCTGCGCCGGCAAGGCGCAGTTGATGATCAAGGGGCCGTTCGAATGGCTCGGCGATTTCCCGTCTGCCGGTTGGCACATCACCGCCGCGCAATTGCGCAAATACGCCGCAGCGGGCCGGCCGTTACCGGCAGAGCGCTGGTTGGCGGCGTCCTGCCATAACGCTGAAGAGCTGGCGCTGGCCGAGCAGATGGGCGTGGATTTCGTCACGCTGTCGCCGGTTCAGCCGACCTTGACCCACCCGGATGCGCAGCCGTTGGGCTGGGAGCAGGCTTCGACGTTGATTGAGGGCTTTGGCAAGCCGGTGTTCTTGCTTGGTGGCGTTGGCCCGGCGGAGCGTGAGAAGGCTTGGAGTGTTGGGGCTCAGGGTGTGGCGGGGATTCGGGCGTTCTGGCCTGATTCTGTTTAA
- a CDS encoding glutathione S-transferase family protein, whose amino-acid sequence MSLHLIIGDKLLSSWSLRAALALELTGAPYTEELIKLGKPDTRERLLKHSPTAKVPLLQTSRGTIADSLAIAEYLAEQFPSEQLWPSDVYARAQARSACAQMHSGFFAMRNHMPFNLNHDAPLDPVPPEVKVDIERMLALWAECRSAATEPGPYLFGRVSLADAFFAPIAVRLRTYQVQLPAVDQAYVETVYQWPAFKAWQKAGLEELNP is encoded by the coding sequence ATGTCCCTGCACCTGATCATCGGCGACAAACTGCTGTCCTCCTGGTCCCTGCGCGCCGCCCTGGCGCTGGAACTGACCGGCGCTCCCTACACCGAAGAACTGATCAAGCTCGGCAAGCCCGATACCCGCGAGCGGCTGCTCAAGCATTCGCCGACGGCCAAGGTGCCGCTGCTGCAAACCTCTCGCGGCACCATTGCCGATTCTCTGGCGATCGCCGAATACCTGGCCGAGCAGTTTCCGTCCGAGCAGCTCTGGCCGAGCGATGTTTATGCCCGTGCCCAGGCGCGGTCCGCCTGCGCGCAGATGCACAGCGGCTTTTTCGCCATGCGCAATCATATGCCGTTCAACCTGAACCACGACGCCCCGCTTGATCCGGTGCCGCCGGAAGTGAAGGTCGATATCGAGCGCATGCTCGCGCTGTGGGCCGAATGCCGCTCGGCGGCCACTGAGCCTGGGCCGTATCTGTTTGGCCGAGTGAGTCTGGCTGACGCGTTCTTCGCACCGATTGCCGTGCGTCTGCGTACCTACCAGGTGCAGTTGCCGGCGGTTGATCAAGCCTATGTTGAAACCGTCTACCAATGGCCCGCCTTCAAGGCGTGGCAGAAGGCTGGACTGGAGGAGTTGAATCCGTGA
- the argJ gene encoding bifunctional glutamate N-acetyltransferase/amino-acid acetyltransferase ArgJ — MAVGLGPLPTLHPVAGFELGIASAGIKRPGRKDVVVMRCAEGSTVAGVFTLNAFCAAPVILAKKRVQNDVRYLLTNTGNANAGTGEPGLAAAERTTARLAELTGVDASQILPYSTGVIGEPLPVEKIEGALQAALDDLSENNWAAAATGIMTTDTLPKGASRQFQHDGVTITVTGISKGAGMIRPNMATMLGYIATDAKVSRDVLHNLMLDGANKSFNRITIDGDTSTNDCCMLIATGKAALPEITRAEGELFNKLKQAVFEVCMDVAQAIVRDGEGATKFVTVEVNGGGNHQECLDVGYTVAHSPLIKTALFASDPNWGRILAAVGRAGVPNLDVSKIDVFLGDVCIASRGARASTYTEAQGSAVMQQEEITIRIELGRGDCSETIWTTDLSHEYVKINAEYRT; from the coding sequence ATGGCTGTTGGTCTTGGTCCTTTGCCAACGTTGCACCCGGTTGCCGGTTTTGAACTCGGTATTGCCTCGGCCGGCATCAAGCGCCCCGGGCGCAAGGATGTGGTAGTGATGCGCTGCGCCGAGGGTTCGACCGTGGCCGGCGTGTTCACGCTGAACGCCTTTTGCGCCGCGCCGGTGATCCTGGCGAAAAAACGTGTGCAGAACGACGTGCGTTACTTGCTGACCAACACCGGTAACGCCAACGCCGGTACCGGTGAGCCAGGCCTGGCGGCTGCCGAGCGCACCACCGCCAGACTCGCCGAGCTGACCGGTGTCGATGCCAGCCAGATCCTGCCGTACTCCACCGGCGTGATCGGCGAGCCACTGCCGGTCGAGAAGATCGAAGGCGCGCTGCAGGCCGCACTGGATGACCTGTCGGAAAACAACTGGGCAGCGGCCGCCACCGGCATCATGACCACCGACACCCTGCCCAAGGGTGCCAGCCGCCAGTTCCAGCATGACGGCGTGACCATCACCGTCACCGGTATCAGCAAAGGCGCAGGCATGATCCGCCCGAACATGGCGACCATGCTCGGCTACATCGCCACCGACGCCAAAGTCTCCCGCGATGTGCTGCACAACCTGATGCTCGACGGTGCGAACAAGTCATTCAACCGCATCACCATCGATGGCGATACTTCGACCAACGACTGCTGCATGCTGATCGCCACCGGCAAGGCTGCGTTGCCGGAAATCACCCGCGCCGAAGGCGAGCTGTTCAACAAGCTGAAACAGGCAGTGTTCGAAGTGTGCATGGACGTGGCCCAGGCCATCGTGCGTGACGGCGAAGGCGCGACCAAGTTCGTCACCGTTGAAGTCAACGGCGGCGGCAATCATCAGGAATGCCTCGACGTCGGTTACACCGTGGCCCACTCGCCGCTGATCAAGACCGCGCTGTTCGCCTCCGACCCGAACTGGGGCCGTATTCTCGCCGCTGTCGGCCGTGCCGGTGTGCCGAATCTGGATGTGAGCAAGATCGACGTGTTCCTCGGCGATGTGTGTATTGCCAGCCGTGGCGCGCGCGCAAGCACCTACACTGAGGCGCAAGGCTCGGCGGTGATGCAGCAGGAAGAGATCACCATCCGTATCGAGCTGGGTCGCGGCGATTGCAGCGAAACCATCTGGACCACCGACCTGTCGCATGAATACGTGAAGATCAACGCCGAGTACCGTACCTGA
- the secA gene encoding preprotein translocase subunit SecA: MFAPLLKKLFGSKNEREVKRMLKTVQLVNAFEEQMVALSDDQLRAKTNEFKARIAKGESLDKLLPEAFAVAREAGKRVMGMRHFDVQLIGGMTLHEGMIAEMRTGEGKTLVATLGVYLNALSGKGVHVVTVNDYLARRDANWMRPLYEFLGLTVGVVTPFQPPEEKRAAYAADITYGTNNEFGFDYLRDNMAFSMEEKFQRELNFAVIDEVDSILIDEARTPLIISGQAEDSSKLYMEINKLIPQLELHVEEVEGQVTKAGHYTIDEKTRQVELNEAGHQFIEEMLTGVGLLAEGESLYSAHNLGLLTHVYSGLRAHKLFHRNVEYIVQDGQVVLVDEHTGRTMPGRRLSEGLHQAIEAKEGLNIQAESQTLASTTFQNYFRLYTKLSGMTGTADTEAFEFHQIYGLQVMVIPPNKPLARKDYNDLVFLTAEEKYAAIINDIKEGMAQGRPILVGTATIETSEHVSNLLSKEGIEHKVLNAKFHEKEAEIIAQAGRPGALTIATNMAGRGTDILLGGNWEVEVAALENPSPEQIAQIKADWQKRHQQVLESGGLQVIASERHESRRIDNQLRGRAGRQGDAGSSRFYLSLEDSLMRIFASDRVKNFMKALGMQPGEAIEHRMVTNAIEKAQRKVEGRNFDIRKQLLEFDDVNNEQRKVIYHMRNTLLAADNIGETIADFRQDVLNATVSAHIPPQSLPEQWDVAGLEASLESDFGVKLPIQQWLDEDDHLYEETLREKLMVELMAAYNEKEDQAGAEALRSFEKQIVLRVLDDLWKDHLSTMDHLRHGIHLRGYAQKNPKQEYKRESFTLFSELLDSIKRDSIRVLSHVQVRREDPEAEEQRLRQEAEALAARMQFEHAEAPGLDQPEVLGEEVDVALATAPVRNEQKLGRNELCYCGSGKKFKHCHGQIQ; the protein is encoded by the coding sequence ATGTTTGCGCCTTTGTTAAAGAAACTTTTTGGAAGCAAGAACGAGCGTGAAGTCAAACGCATGCTCAAGACGGTGCAGCTCGTCAATGCCTTCGAAGAGCAAATGGTGGCCCTTTCGGACGATCAGTTGCGCGCCAAGACCAATGAGTTCAAGGCCCGTATCGCCAAAGGGGAATCCCTCGACAAGCTGTTGCCTGAAGCCTTCGCGGTCGCCCGTGAAGCGGGCAAGCGCGTCATGGGCATGCGCCACTTCGACGTCCAGTTGATCGGCGGCATGACCTTGCATGAAGGCATGATTGCCGAAATGCGTACCGGTGAGGGTAAAACCCTCGTGGCAACCCTGGGCGTTTACCTCAACGCGCTGTCCGGCAAGGGCGTGCACGTTGTGACCGTGAACGACTACCTGGCCCGCCGTGACGCCAACTGGATGCGTCCGCTCTACGAATTCCTCGGCCTGACCGTCGGCGTCGTGACGCCGTTCCAGCCGCCGGAAGAGAAGCGCGCCGCCTACGCTGCCGACATCACCTACGGTACCAACAACGAATTCGGGTTCGACTACCTGCGCGACAACATGGCGTTCAGCATGGAAGAGAAATTCCAGCGCGAACTCAATTTTGCCGTGATCGACGAAGTCGACTCCATCCTCATCGACGAAGCCCGTACCCCGCTGATCATTTCCGGTCAGGCCGAGGACAGTTCCAAGCTGTACATGGAGATCAACAAACTGATCCCGCAGCTGGAACTGCATGTGGAAGAAGTCGAAGGCCAGGTCACCAAGGCCGGTCACTACACCATCGACGAGAAGACCCGTCAGGTCGAACTCAACGAAGCCGGTCACCAGTTCATCGAAGAAATGCTCACCGGCGTCGGCCTGCTGGCCGAAGGCGAGAGCCTGTACTCGGCGCATAACCTGGGCCTGCTGACCCACGTCTACTCGGGTCTGCGTGCGCACAAGCTGTTCCATCGCAACGTCGAATACATCGTGCAGGACGGCCAGGTCGTGCTGGTCGACGAACACACCGGTCGTACCATGCCGGGCCGTCGTCTGTCCGAAGGCCTGCACCAGGCCATCGAAGCCAAGGAAGGTCTGAACATTCAGGCCGAGAGCCAGACTCTGGCTTCGACCACGTTCCAGAACTACTTCCGTCTGTACACCAAGCTGTCCGGCATGACCGGTACCGCCGACACCGAAGCGTTCGAATTCCACCAGATCTATGGCCTGCAGGTCATGGTCATTCCGCCGAACAAGCCGTTGGCGCGTAAAGACTACAACGACCTGGTGTTCCTGACCGCCGAAGAGAAATACGCGGCGATCATCAACGACATCAAGGAAGGCATGGCCCAGGGCCGTCCGATCCTGGTGGGTACCGCGACCATCGAAACTTCCGAGCACGTGTCCAACCTGCTCAGCAAGGAAGGCATCGAGCACAAGGTACTGAACGCCAAGTTCCACGAAAAAGAAGCCGAGATCATCGCGCAAGCCGGTCGTCCGGGCGCCCTGACCATCGCTACCAACATGGCCGGTCGTGGTACCGACATCCTGCTGGGCGGTAACTGGGAAGTGGAAGTCGCGGCGCTGGAAAACCCGAGCCCCGAGCAGATCGCCCAGATCAAGGCCGACTGGCAGAAGCGTCACCAGCAAGTGCTGGAGTCCGGCGGTCTGCAGGTCATCGCCTCCGAGCGTCACGAATCCCGTCGTATCGACAACCAGCTGCGTGGCCGTGCCGGTCGTCAGGGCGACGCCGGTTCCAGCCGCTTCTACCTGTCGCTGGAAGACAGCCTGATGCGCATCTTCGCCTCTGACCGGGTGAAGAACTTCATGAAAGCCCTGGGCATGCAGCCTGGCGAAGCGATCGAGCACCGCATGGTGACCAACGCGATCGAGAAGGCGCAGCGCAAGGTCGAAGGTCGCAACTTCGACATCCGCAAGCAACTGCTCGAGTTCGACGACGTCAACAACGAACAGCGTAAAGTGATTTATCACATGCGTAACACGTTGCTGGCCGCCGACAACATCGGTGAAACCATCGCCGATTTCCGTCAGGACGTGCTCAACGCCACCGTCAGCGCACACATTCCGCCGCAATCGCTGCCAGAGCAATGGGACGTGGCCGGTCTGGAAGCTTCGCTGGAAAGCGACTTCGGGGTGAAACTGCCGATCCAGCAATGGCTCGACGAAGACGATCACCTGTACGAAGAGACGCTGCGCGAGAAGCTGATGGTCGAGCTGATGGCCGCGTACAACGAGAAAGAAGATCAGGCCGGTGCCGAAGCACTGCGCTCGTTCGAGAAGCAGATCGTCCTGCGCGTTCTCGACGACCTGTGGAAAGACCACCTGTCGACCATGGATCACCTGCGTCACGGCATCCACCTGCGTGGCTACGCCCAGAAGAACCCGAAGCAGGAATACAAGCGCGAGTCGTTCACGCTGTTCTCCGAGCTGCTGGATTCGATCAAGCGCGACTCGATCCGTGTGCTGTCGCACGTTCAGGTGCGCCGCGAAGATCCGGAAGCCGAAGAGCAACGCCTGCGTCAGGAAGCCGAAGCACTGGCCGCCCGCATGCAGTTCGAACACGCCGAGGCCCCTGGTCTTGATCAACCGGAAGTGTTGGGTGAAGAGGTCGATGTGGCCCTCGCCACCGCTCCGGTTCGCAACGAGCAGAAGCTGGGCCGCAACGAACTGTGCTACTGCGGTTCGGGCAAGAAATTCAAGCATTGCCACGGGCAGATCCAGTAA
- a CDS encoding DciA family protein: MAFRPLTARAPAALLREAKPLKALLGHAQRLGHLQRLLESQLQPAAREHCHVAKWREGQLTLVVTDGHWATRLRYQQKRLQRQLQLFEEFANLTRIQFRVQPPLVQRRASGHSMDLSTDAAQTIQSTADGISDPALRAALERLAAHAKDKS; the protein is encoded by the coding sequence ATGGCATTTCGCCCCCTTACAGCCAGGGCACCCGCCGCTCTGCTTCGCGAAGCCAAACCCCTCAAGGCTCTGCTCGGCCATGCCCAACGCCTGGGGCATCTGCAGCGCCTGCTCGAAAGCCAGCTGCAACCTGCCGCCCGCGAACATTGCCACGTGGCCAAGTGGCGCGAAGGCCAATTGACGCTGGTGGTGACTGACGGACACTGGGCGACGCGCCTGCGCTACCAGCAAAAACGCCTGCAACGCCAACTGCAACTGTTCGAAGAATTCGCCAACCTGACGCGCATCCAGTTCCGCGTGCAACCGCCGCTGGTCCAGCGCCGGGCAAGCGGACACTCGATGGATCTGTCGACGGATGCCGCGCAGACGATTCAGTCAACGGCGGACGGGATCAGCGATCCCGCTCTGCGTGCGGCACTTGAGCGCCTGGCGGCACACGCCAAAGACAAATCCTGA